The window ATCCCCTCCTCCAATCCCCAGATTCTCGAAAAAGTGCAGCAGTATGCTCCCTCTGCATTTTTAACCGATTCGCCGCTGGGATTATATATCCAAGCTGGCTCTTTTTCTGACAGAGCGCCAGCAGAAATTTTGAGTCTTACACTGCGACAGTACAACCTAGACGCACGAGTTGCTTATCTACCAGTACCTTGTAACCTATAGGGGGGGGAGGCATTGCGTCTTCACTTTATAAAAGACATTCTGATTAGGGTAGACCTACAGCTAAAATTTTATGAATTTGTCTTTTTTAAATTTTATTTTTCAACCGCATTCCCAGCAGCGGAAAATAAATAGTTTTATTTATTTTGCATTAATATGCTTGACTTCTAATTTTTTAGTTGTCCAAAAACCAAGTTTTGCCATCCAAGAAATACGAGTTAATCGCTGGCTGGAAGTCCGACAAATGATCGGTAATGTAATTTATTATCAAGGAAGTAAATCTTTTGCGGCTAGGCTTGGTACGCGACTTCAGAATGTCGGCGATGCGATTGAAACTGGTGCCAAATCCAGTGCTGTTATCGCTGTAGACACGGAAATGGGTGTTATAAATGTTTCCGAAAAAACAACCGTGCGCGTCCAAGAGTTACACAGTACAGGGGACGGAGGGCGAGTGACGCGCTTGCAAGTAACAGGTGGACAAGTCCGCTTGCGATTGTTGCCATTTACTAATCCGGGTTCGCAACTGGAAATTCAGACTCCGGCTGGTGTCAGTGCGGTGCGCGGAACTGAATTTGGTGTAATTGTTCATCCTGATGGGAAGACAGGGGTAGCAACCCGCGAGGGTAAGGTTCTCACTATTTCTCAAGGAAAAGGTGTCTTAGTAGGTGCTGGGTACTCGATTTTGATGATACCTGGTCAAGCGCCTTCAGCTCCGGTTGCTCTGACTGGGGATGTTGGGGATGCGAGTTTGAAACTTCAATTGCTGACGACTGAGGCTAACCAGATGGCACGCATTACAGGTAAGGTGGAGGCGACGAATCTGGTGAGTATTGCTGATACTCCTGTAGCTACAAACTTGAACGGGCAGTTTGATGTGAAGGTGCCAATACCTTTTGATCGTCGTATAGAGGCTGTTGTGACAACACCTTTGGGAAAGCGACAGGTGTATGAATTGGCAGTGCCTTAAAGAAAGGAAATCAGATTGTAAGTTATTTACTGGTTTTCAGGCGTAAGTGCGAAGGAAGGATTCTTGAAGGTTGTGTCTCCACCCTCACAATATAAAAAGTTACGCAACATGTAAGGCGACAACCTCACATTTTGCATTCCCAGGCCGCAGCCAAGGAACGAGAATAGATTTTTAGGGTTGTTACTAATGGCATCAGAAGATCGCAATATGGGGGAGAAAACCTCTCCTAGACAGCCACATTTTTTAAACAAAAGTGAGTTGGGTGACGAAAATCCTGACTCAGTAAAAAAATGGTGGTGGCGATCGCTTGGGGGTGCGATCGCTACCTTATCTGTCGCTGGTGGTTCTGTTCTGGGTATTTGGCAACCATTAGAACAAATTGCCTACCGTGGTTTATTCCACCTCCGAGGGTCAATTAATTGGGATGAACGGGTGGCCTTAATTGTCATTGATGATGCCAGCTTAAGGGAACTGGGTCGCTTTCCCTGGCCTCGCAAGCAATACACCAAGTTAGTAAATAAATTGTCTTCGGCAGAAGCGAGTGTGGTGGTGATGGATGTGCTGATGCCGGAAAGTAGTCCGGATGATGGAGAATTGGCGGCGGCGATGCTGCGGCAAGGTCGGGTAGTATTAGCGCAGGGGTGGGACGCTACTGGTGCTGCTTTGCTTCCTACGCCAGTGCTGAGAGAAAGCGCGATCGCTTTGGGTCATGTTTCAAACACTCCAGACACTGATGGCATAACTCGCAAAGTCAGCCCGCAATTCGGAGGCGTGCCGATTTTAGGGATTACGGGCCTTCGGGTTTACGCCCTTACTAAAGAGTCGGTGAAACTACCAAATATGAATCGACCCCTGTGGGTGAATTGGCCGGGGTCGATGAGTCAGATGCCGCAATATTCCTTTGCTTCTGTAGTTCAGGGCAAAGTACCTGCGAGTGTCTTTAAAGGCAAAATTGTTTTGGTGGGTGCCACAGCACTTGGTCTTGACCCGATAAATACGCCGTTTGACGGTCATCCCCCAGCGAGTGGCGTTCACCTTCACGCAGCGGTTGTTAATAATATTTTGCAACAAAACTATCTGCGAATTGTAGATGAGCGATCGCTGCTGGTTTACCTGCTGTTGGGCGGGCTAGTCTTGAACTGCTCTCTCAGCGTCTGGAATGCTAAGCAACAACTGATCGCAGTTGCGAGTCTTTGTAGCGGCTGGGTGATGCTGAGTTTACTGCTGTTGCACACTGGTTACTTGATACCGATAGCAACCCCTTTGGTATTATTTGGTTTAACGGCAATTAGTTTGAGCGTCCAAGAGCGGCTGAAGATGAAGGCCCAGCTGCAACGTATCGAAGGGCAGCAGCAGCAAAGACGGCTTTACGATTCCTTGACAAGTTTACCAAATCGTGCGTTATTTCAGGAGCGTTTGCAGCTGGCTGTAGAACGTTCCCAGGAGTGGGAGGATGATTTATTTGCCGTTTGTTTGCTGGATCTGGATCGGTTTAAGGTAATCAACGAGAGCCTAGGGCATACGGTGGGAGATCAACTGCTAGTAGCGATCGCTCACAGGCTATCTAGCATTATCCGCCCAATCGATACAGTGGCGCGTCTTGGTGGAGACGAATTCACCATCCTGCTTGAAGATATCCACGACTTAAGCGATGCTACCCGCGTAGCTGAGGATATCAATTCTGCACTAGCAGCACCGTTTCACCTCAACGGATATGAGATATTTGCCACCACAAGCATTGGTATTGCCGTAAATAGCAGCAGGGGACAGGAGGAGAATAGTAAATCCGACCTTTTGCGCGATGCTGATATTGCGTTGTATCAAGCAAAAGCGCAAGGTGGAGGGCGTTATGTAGTGTTTGATGCGAGTGTGCAAAAAGATGCGATCGCGCTTTTGCAATTAGAAACAGATTTGCGGTTGGCAATAGGCGCTTTAATCAATACGCCATCAACAATCAGTGAATTTGCAGTATATTATCAGCCCATTGTCTCTCTCTCTACAGGTAAAATTACCGGGTTTGAGGCGCTGGTGCGCTGGCAGCACCCAAGGCGGGGTATAGTTTACCCAGGCGACTTTATCCCGGTAGCAGAAGAAACTGGACTAATTGCTTATCTAGATTGGTGGGTAATGGGCGAAGCTTGTCGTCAGGTGCGTGCTTGGCAAAAGCAATTTTCTAGTAATAATCCCCTGACGATTGGGATTAATCTTTCTAGCAGGCAGTTTGACCAATCTGATATGGTTGAACGGATAGACGAAATTATTCGGGATACTGGCTTGGAGAGTAGCAGTTTGAAGCTAGAAATTAC of the Funiculus sociatus GB2-C1 genome contains:
- a CDS encoding FecR family protein; the encoded protein is MTSNFLVVQKPSFAIQEIRVNRWLEVRQMIGNVIYYQGSKSFAARLGTRLQNVGDAIETGAKSSAVIAVDTEMGVINVSEKTTVRVQELHSTGDGGRVTRLQVTGGQVRLRLLPFTNPGSQLEIQTPAGVSAVRGTEFGVIVHPDGKTGVATREGKVLTISQGKGVLVGAGYSILMIPGQAPSAPVALTGDVGDASLKLQLLTTEANQMARITGKVEATNLVSIADTPVATNLNGQFDVKVPIPFDRRIEAVVTTPLGKRQVYELAVP
- a CDS encoding EAL domain-containing protein encodes the protein MASEDRNMGEKTSPRQPHFLNKSELGDENPDSVKKWWWRSLGGAIATLSVAGGSVLGIWQPLEQIAYRGLFHLRGSINWDERVALIVIDDASLRELGRFPWPRKQYTKLVNKLSSAEASVVVMDVLMPESSPDDGELAAAMLRQGRVVLAQGWDATGAALLPTPVLRESAIALGHVSNTPDTDGITRKVSPQFGGVPILGITGLRVYALTKESVKLPNMNRPLWVNWPGSMSQMPQYSFASVVQGKVPASVFKGKIVLVGATALGLDPINTPFDGHPPASGVHLHAAVVNNILQQNYLRIVDERSLLVYLLLGGLVLNCSLSVWNAKQQLIAVASLCSGWVMLSLLLLHTGYLIPIATPLVLFGLTAISLSVQERLKMKAQLQRIEGQQQQRRLYDSLTSLPNRALFQERLQLAVERSQEWEDDLFAVCLLDLDRFKVINESLGHTVGDQLLVAIAHRLSSIIRPIDTVARLGGDEFTILLEDIHDLSDATRVAEDINSALAAPFHLNGYEIFATTSIGIAVNSSRGQEENSKSDLLRDADIALYQAKAQGGGRYVVFDASVQKDAIALLQLETDLRLAIGALINTPSTISEFAVYYQPIVSLSTGKITGFEALVRWQHPRRGIVYPGDFIPVAEETGLIAYLDWWVMGEACRQVRAWQKQFSSNNPLTIGINLSSRQFDQSDMVERIDEIIRDTGLESSSLKLEITETCLLENAEKAIAHFEQLKALGIKLAIDDFGTGYSSLDRLHRLPIDILKIDRSFVNSRSDETDKWEIVRTIIMLARNLGLDVVAEGVETTDQLFQLKQLQCDYGQGYFFSKPVDAMAAEALLVSQFQ